A single region of the Bacillus cereus genome encodes:
- a CDS encoding DinB family protein gives MLQSNMDVSLETLVHSLQSTRSTLLSEIEMLNDTEVNVKPRRDKWSIIQILHHLHLVEQSVTSALVYALQKKERKIAPFKDLQLTLDRTYKREAPQQMKPTETLMKKLQGIQLLEHSRQELLHALHSVIDEKELFENGLKHPIFNDLNLYQWVQFLDLHEQRHLTQLKEAKHAILQR, from the coding sequence ATGCTTCAATCTAATATGGATGTTAGTTTAGAAACTTTAGTCCACTCATTACAGTCTACACGAAGCACGCTGTTATCAGAAATTGAAATGTTAAATGATACGGAGGTGAATGTAAAGCCACGTCGTGATAAATGGAGTATTATTCAAATTTTGCATCATTTACATTTAGTTGAACAGTCTGTCACATCTGCCCTTGTATATGCTTTGCAAAAAAAAGAAAGAAAAATTGCTCCATTTAAAGACCTCCAACTTACGCTTGATCGCACATATAAACGGGAAGCTCCTCAACAAATGAAACCAACAGAAACATTAATGAAGAAACTGCAAGGAATTCAATTACTAGAACATTCACGACAAGAATTATTACATGCACTTCATAGTGTGATAGATGAAAAAGAATTATTTGAAAATGGATTGAAACATCCTATTTTTAATGATTTGAATTTATACCAATGGGTTCAATTTTTGGATTTGCACGAACAAAGGCATCTTACACAGCTAAAAGAAGCAAAACATGCAATTTTACAGCGATAA
- a CDS encoding M3 family oligoendopeptidase, with protein MSFKDYEYKRPNIEELKEKFTVALEKFDNAKTVEEQKQVINSINEIRNDFGTMGNLCYIRHSVDTTDAFYKEEQDFFDEYSPVVQGYGTKYYKALMNSPFREELEAYYGKQLFALAECDLKTYSDEVVKDLQLENKLSSQYTQLLASAKIDFAGEERTLSQLIPFMQGKERSERKAASEAYYGFLAGNEEELDRIYDELVKVRTTIAKTLGFKNFVELGYARMYRTDYNAEMVADYRQQVLDYIVPVATELRNRQKTRIGVEKLAYYDENFEFATGNPTPKGDADWIINHGKTMYKELSAETDEFFNFMLDNDLLDLVAKKGKAGGGYCTYIENYKAPFIFSNFNGTSGDIDVLTHEAGHAFQVYESRKYEIPEYNWPTYEACEIHSMSMEFFTWPWMKLFFEEDAEKYYFSHLSSALLFLPYGVSVDEYQHYVYENPEASPAERKSAWRNIEKKYLPHRDYEDNDYLERGGFWQRQGHIYSSPFYYIDYTLAQICALQFWKRARDNRQEAWEDYVNLCQQGGSKSFLELVEVANLTSPFAEGCVKSVITEIEAWLRAVDDTKL; from the coding sequence ATGTCATTTAAAGACTATGAATATAAACGGCCAAATATTGAAGAATTAAAAGAGAAGTTTACTGTTGCTTTAGAAAAGTTCGATAATGCAAAAACGGTTGAAGAACAAAAACAAGTAATTAATTCAATTAATGAAATTCGTAATGATTTTGGTACAATGGGGAATCTTTGTTACATTCGTCATTCTGTTGATACGACAGATGCTTTTTATAAAGAAGAGCAAGATTTCTTTGATGAGTACTCTCCAGTTGTACAAGGCTATGGAACAAAATATTATAAGGCGTTAATGAATTCTCCATTCCGTGAAGAATTAGAAGCGTATTATGGAAAGCAATTATTTGCTCTAGCTGAATGTGATTTAAAAACATATTCAGATGAAGTAGTGAAAGATTTGCAATTAGAGAATAAATTGTCTTCACAATATACACAGTTGTTAGCATCTGCAAAAATTGACTTTGCAGGAGAAGAAAGAACGTTATCACAACTTATTCCGTTTATGCAAGGAAAAGAAAGAAGCGAACGTAAAGCAGCAAGTGAAGCATACTACGGATTTTTAGCTGGGAATGAGGAAGAGTTAGACCGTATTTATGATGAGCTTGTTAAAGTGAGAACAACAATTGCAAAAACACTTGGTTTTAAAAACTTTGTTGAATTAGGATATGCGAGAATGTATCGTACAGATTATAATGCTGAAATGGTTGCGGACTATCGCCAGCAAGTATTAGATTATATCGTTCCGGTTGCAACAGAGTTAAGAAATAGGCAAAAAACACGCATTGGTGTAGAAAAGCTCGCTTATTATGATGAAAACTTTGAGTTTGCTACAGGTAACCCAACTCCAAAAGGTGATGCGGATTGGATTATTAATCACGGGAAAACGATGTATAAAGAATTATCAGCTGAAACAGATGAATTTTTTAATTTCATGCTAGATAATGATTTATTAGATTTAGTTGCGAAAAAAGGAAAAGCTGGTGGTGGATATTGTACATATATTGAGAATTATAAAGCGCCATTCATTTTCTCAAACTTTAATGGAACGTCTGGTGACATTGATGTACTAACACATGAAGCTGGTCATGCTTTCCAAGTATATGAAAGTCGTAAGTATGAAATTCCGGAATACAATTGGCCAACATATGAAGCGTGTGAAATTCATTCGATGAGTATGGAATTCTTTACATGGCCGTGGATGAAGTTATTCTTTGAAGAAGATGCGGAAAAATATTATTTCTCACACTTAAGTTCAGCACTTCTATTTTTACCGTACGGTGTATCTGTAGACGAATATCAACATTATGTATATGAGAATCCAGAAGCATCGCCAGCAGAACGTAAGTCAGCATGGCGTAACATAGAGAAGAAATATTTACCACATCGTGATTATGAAGATAATGATTATTTAGAGCGCGGTGGTTTCTGGCAACGTCAAGGCCACATTTATAGCTCACCGTTCTATTATATTGACTACACGTTAGCTCAAATTTGTGCACTGCAATTTTGGAAACGTGCAAGAGATAATAGACAAGAGGCTTGGGAAGATTATGTGAATCTTTGTCAGCAAGGTGGAAGTAAATCATTCTTAGAATTAGTAGAAGTTGCAAATTTAACATCGCCATTTGCTGAAGGTTGTGTAAAAAGTGTAATTACAGAAATTGAAGCGTGGTTACGTGCTGTTGACGACACAAAATTGTAA
- a CDS encoding MarR family winged helix-turn-helix transcriptional regulator — protein sequence MTSNNEREDISQSLKVFIALSRVHRSVMDTTNKSIQSNGLNPTEFAVLELLYHKGGQPLQQIGERILIASGSITYVVDKLEKKGLVKRIPCPNDRRVIYAQLTESGESFIASIFPGHEQVIHQSFEMLTKDEKDELLDLLKKIGKYEK from the coding sequence ATGACATCAAATAATGAGCGAGAAGATATTTCTCAATCTTTAAAAGTATTTATTGCATTATCCCGTGTACATCGTTCTGTTATGGATACTACAAATAAATCCATACAAAGTAACGGATTAAATCCAACTGAGTTTGCTGTATTAGAACTACTATATCATAAAGGAGGCCAACCACTTCAGCAAATTGGTGAGCGTATTTTAATAGCTAGTGGCAGCATTACATACGTTGTAGATAAGCTCGAGAAAAAAGGACTAGTAAAGAGGATCCCATGCCCGAATGACAGACGTGTTATTTATGCGCAATTAACGGAGTCTGGGGAGAGCTTTATTGCTTCTATTTTTCCAGGGCATGAGCAAGTTATACATCAGTCTTTCGAAATGTTAACGAAAGATGAAAAGGATGAATTACTTGATCTATTAAAAAAAATTGGAAAGTATGAAAAATAA
- the queD gene encoding 6-carboxytetrahydropterin synthase QueD, translating into MDNFFGFRIVENLQKMDKDIQREQLKYHNRRVMVSKEFTFDAAHHLHCYEGKCKNLHGHTYKVVFGISGYVNEIGLAIDFGDIKEIWKNEIEIYLDHRYLNETLPAMNTTAENMVVWIYEKMAEALTKDNRASEYKGARVEFVRLFETPTSYAEVRREWMLDE; encoded by the coding sequence ATGGATAATTTCTTTGGATTTCGCATCGTAGAAAATTTGCAAAAAATGGACAAGGATATTCAGCGTGAACAACTCAAGTATCATAATAGAAGAGTAATGGTCAGCAAGGAATTTACATTTGATGCAGCGCATCATTTACACTGTTATGAAGGTAAATGTAAAAATTTACATGGCCACACATATAAAGTCGTATTTGGAATTAGCGGATATGTAAATGAAATAGGCCTTGCAATTGACTTTGGAGATATAAAAGAAATTTGGAAAAATGAAATAGAAATTTATTTAGATCATCGTTATTTAAATGAAACATTACCAGCAATGAATACGACTGCTGAAAATATGGTAGTTTGGATTTATGAAAAGATGGCAGAAGCATTAACAAAAGATAATCGTGCGAGTGAATACAAAGGAGCGCGTGTTGAATTTGTTCGTTTGTTTGAGACACCGACTAGTTATGCGGAAGTAAGACGGGAGTGGATGCTCGATGAGTAA
- the queF gene encoding preQ(1) synthase yields MAGRLDEDLKDVTLLGNQNTKYLFEYSSEILEVFDNNHPNRDYFVKFNCPEFTSLCPKTGQPDFATIYISYIPEQRMVESKSLKLYLFSFRNHGDFHEDCMNVIMNDLIKLMDPRYIEVWGKFTPRGGISIDPYCNYGRPGTKYEQMADYRMMNHDLYPETIDNR; encoded by the coding sequence ATGGCAGGAAGATTAGATGAAGATTTAAAAGATGTAACATTATTAGGAAATCAAAATACAAAATATTTATTTGAATATAGCTCAGAAATTTTAGAGGTATTTGATAATAATCATCCAAACCGTGATTATTTTGTGAAATTCAATTGCCCTGAATTTACAAGCTTATGTCCGAAAACAGGCCAACCAGATTTTGCAACAATTTATATTAGCTACATTCCAGAACAAAGAATGGTAGAGAGTAAATCTTTAAAGCTATATTTATTTAGTTTCCGCAATCATGGTGACTTCCACGAAGATTGCATGAACGTTATTATGAATGATTTAATTAAATTAATGGATCCGCGTTACATTGAGGTATGGGGGAAATTCACACCACGTGGAGGGATTTCAATTGATCCTTACTGCAACTATGGTCGCCCAGGAACGAAATATGAACAAATGGCAGACTACCGCATGATGAACCATGATCTATATCCAGAAACAATTGATAATCGTTAA
- the queC gene encoding 7-cyano-7-deazaguanine synthase QueC, translated as MKKEKAVVVFSGGQDSTTCLFWAIEQFAEVEAVTFNYNQRHKLEIDCAAEIAKELGIKHTILDMSLLNQLAPNALTRTDMEITHEDGELPSTFVDGRNLLFLSFAAVLAKQVGARHIVTGVCETDFSGYPDCRDVFVKSLNVTLNLSMDYPFVIHTPLMWIDKAETWKLSDELGAFEFVREKTLTCYNGIIGDGCGECPACQLRKAGLDTYLQEREGANN; from the coding sequence ATGAAAAAAGAAAAAGCAGTTGTTGTTTTTAGTGGTGGACAAGATAGTACAACATGTTTATTTTGGGCGATAGAGCAGTTCGCAGAAGTGGAAGCTGTAACGTTTAACTACAATCAACGTCATAAGTTAGAAATTGATTGTGCAGCAGAAATTGCGAAAGAGCTAGGTATTAAACATACGATACTAGATATGAGTCTATTAAATCAACTTGCTCCAAATGCGTTAACGAGAACGGATATGGAGATTACACATGAAGACGGTGAATTGCCATCGACATTTGTAGATGGACGAAATTTACTATTCTTATCATTTGCTGCTGTATTAGCAAAACAAGTTGGAGCACGTCATATTGTAACAGGTGTATGTGAAACTGATTTTAGTGGTTATCCAGATTGCCGTGACGTGTTTGTGAAATCGTTAAACGTTACATTAAATTTATCTATGGATTATCCGTTTGTCATTCATACACCACTTATGTGGATTGATAAAGCAGAGACATGGAAATTATCTGATGAACTTGGTGCATTCGAGTTTGTTAGAGAAAAAACATTAACATGTTATAACGGAATCATTGGTGATGGTTGCGGTGAATGTCCAGCATGTCAACTTCGTAAAGCAGGATTAGATACGTACTTACAAGAACGCGAAGGAGCGAACAACTAA
- a CDS encoding ATP-binding protein: MLVYHLFWNQKGKRSPKLNSAIFIVLCCLATILCITFAAKTNNGFQFDMRHIVLIVGTLTGGPIAGGSILAVLNIYRFLLGGIGAFPSFIASILLFIVLLLTYKFFNRSSNHIKITLAIFYSLTYGFGWIPFFLASVTNDADYIPHIIVYELCTMIGTILILYLLHILQMQVRLQNELMNAEKFHLIGEMAASISHEIRNPLTSTKGFLQLLQSNTCSEKERKLYIDIAINGIEQANHVLTDYLTFAKPSIEKEQQLQVEEELLHALSLITPLANLTNVRIHYIKQSTSFFIAGERQKLNQCLLNIFKNCIEAMPNGGDLILTLVPDHKHIQLYIKDTGVGMDPEQVKRLGSPFYSTKEKGTGLGMMVVFSVIQAMNGKIDIISEKGTGTTFLLTFPIIQKT, encoded by the coding sequence ATGCTCGTATATCATTTATTTTGGAATCAGAAAGGGAAACGATCTCCTAAATTAAATTCAGCTATATTTATTGTATTGTGTTGCCTCGCTACCATACTATGTATCACTTTTGCAGCAAAAACAAATAATGGTTTTCAGTTCGACATGCGACATATCGTATTAATTGTCGGTACGTTAACGGGAGGGCCTATTGCTGGTGGTTCTATTTTAGCTGTATTAAACATTTATCGCTTTTTATTAGGAGGAATAGGTGCGTTTCCATCCTTTATCGCTTCTATTCTCCTATTTATTGTTCTACTATTAACATACAAATTTTTCAATCGAAGTTCTAATCATATAAAAATAACACTTGCTATTTTTTACAGTCTTACTTATGGATTTGGTTGGATACCATTTTTCCTTGCAAGTGTTACAAATGATGCAGATTATATACCACATATCATTGTGTACGAACTATGTACGATGATTGGCACGATCCTTATTTTATATTTACTACACATATTACAAATGCAAGTTCGTCTCCAAAATGAACTTATGAACGCTGAGAAATTTCATTTAATCGGCGAAATGGCGGCTTCCATCTCTCATGAAATTCGTAATCCTTTAACTTCAACGAAAGGATTTTTGCAACTTTTACAGTCAAATACGTGCTCTGAGAAGGAACGAAAATTATATATCGACATAGCCATTAATGGGATCGAACAAGCAAATCATGTTCTTACCGACTACTTAACTTTTGCAAAACCGAGTATTGAAAAAGAACAACAATTACAAGTAGAGGAAGAATTACTTCATGCGTTGTCTTTGATTACACCTCTTGCCAATTTAACGAATGTTCGTATACATTACATAAAACAAAGTACATCTTTCTTTATAGCTGGTGAAAGGCAAAAGCTGAACCAATGCTTATTAAATATTTTTAAAAACTGTATTGAGGCTATGCCTAACGGTGGTGACCTTATTCTTACATTAGTTCCAGACCATAAACATATACAATTATATATAAAAGATACAGGCGTTGGTATGGATCCAGAACAAGTAAAACGCCTCGGGTCACCCTTCTACTCGACGAAAGAAAAAGGGACCGGACTCGGGATGATGGTCGTCTTCAGTGTCATTCAAGCAATGAATGGAAAGATTGATATTATTAGTGAAAAAGGAACAGGTACAACATTTTTATTAACTTTCCCAATCATACAAAAAACGTGA
- a CDS encoding histidine phosphatase family protein — protein MRISFIRHGRLDSAIEPMTIISFREWMKQYDLGTTVKEAHIPIETIEAITTAKLVVTSDQRRAVQSAAELTDSLSFVQNPLFREAEVPTGFYAPKWLKCKPNVWMFIGRTLWIAAYSKDVESYKEVRERARQAANMLHRYALVHGHITLVGHSYFNVMIGTELRAIGWSGSPIFHRKPWGCTTYTFREAMDGNVLNTNLT, from the coding sequence ATGAGAATTTCTTTTATTCGTCATGGTCGTTTGGATAGTGCTATAGAGCCAATGACAATTATTTCATTTCGTGAATGGATGAAGCAATATGATTTAGGAACTACGGTAAAAGAAGCTCATATACCGATTGAAACAATTGAGGCGATTACAACAGCGAAATTGGTCGTAACGAGTGATCAGAGGCGCGCTGTGCAATCAGCAGCCGAATTAACGGATTCTTTATCTTTTGTGCAAAATCCTCTTTTTAGGGAAGCTGAAGTTCCGACAGGTTTTTATGCTCCAAAATGGTTGAAATGTAAACCTAATGTATGGATGTTTATTGGACGTACACTATGGATAGCTGCTTATAGTAAGGATGTTGAGTCTTATAAGGAAGTGCGAGAAAGAGCAAGGCAAGCTGCTAATATGTTACACCGCTATGCGCTCGTACACGGACATATTACTCTTGTAGGTCATAGTTATTTCAATGTGATGATTGGGACTGAACTGAGGGCAATAGGGTGGTCAGGTTCGCCTATTTTCCATAGGAAGCCGTGGGGATGTACAACGTATACATTTCGTGAGGCGATGGATGGAAATGTATTAAATACGAATTTAACATAA
- a CDS encoding DUF6254 family protein — MSKKKREEERAWKARKENQKPHGKVKAFAELVEGTEKT, encoded by the coding sequence ATGTCAAAGAAAAAGAGAGAAGAAGAGCGCGCTTGGAAAGCTCGGAAAGAGAATCAAAAACCACATGGAAAAGTGAAAGCTTTTGCAGAATTAGTTGAAGGAACAGAAAAAACGTGA
- a CDS encoding YkvS family protein → MQIAETGDIIEFKGGMQGRVQKVNQNSVIVDITIMENFRELDMEPLTVVSHKNYTVINQNA, encoded by the coding sequence ATGCAGATCGCAGAAACTGGAGATATCATTGAATTTAAAGGTGGAATGCAAGGCCGTGTTCAAAAAGTAAATCAAAACTCCGTTATTGTAGATATAACAATTATGGAAAATTTTAGAGAACTAGATATGGAACCTCTTACAGTTGTAAGTCATAAAAACTATACTGTCATTAATCAAAATGCATAA
- a CDS encoding GNAT family N-acetyltransferase, with product MIRKAKKTDAIGVAPLLYNALHEIAEKITGSTVEAKVILGLETWFAKENNRLSYENCLVAEQDGKVVGVIVVYHGSNAEQLDAPIVHHLRELHEDESITLEKEAELDEYYIDTLSVSNMYSGRGIGSKLIDAAELHATEKGHEKIALLVNLENKRAFSLYEKLGYKKDNIVMLVGEPYAHLIKPLRSLVSIS from the coding sequence ATGATTCGGAAAGCAAAAAAGACAGATGCGATAGGAGTAGCACCTTTACTGTATAACGCTCTGCACGAAATTGCTGAAAAAATCACAGGTAGCACAGTTGAAGCAAAAGTGATACTAGGACTTGAAACATGGTTCGCAAAAGAAAATAATCGATTGAGCTATGAAAACTGTTTAGTGGCTGAACAAGATGGAAAGGTAGTTGGGGTTATTGTCGTTTATCACGGTAGTAACGCTGAACAACTTGATGCACCAATCGTACACCACTTAAGAGAACTACATGAAGACGAATCCATTACGTTAGAAAAAGAAGCTGAACTTGATGAGTATTATATTGACACGTTGTCAGTTTCAAATATGTACAGTGGACGTGGCATTGGCTCTAAATTAATCGATGCAGCTGAACTTCATGCAACTGAAAAAGGTCATGAAAAAATCGCCTTACTTGTTAATTTAGAAAACAAACGCGCTTTTTCACTATATGAAAAACTTGGTTACAAAAAAGATAACATCGTTATGCTCGTTGGTGAACCGTATGCCCATCTAATAAAACCATTACGGTCATTAGTTTCTATATCTTAA
- the queE gene encoding 7-carboxy-7-deazaguanine synthase QueE, with the protein MSKIPVLEIFGPTIQGEGMVVGQKTMFIRTAGCDYSCAWCDSAFTWDGSAKDQIRQMTPEDVWNELVEIGGENFSHVTISGGNPALLKNIEFLLSILKENGMRTAIETQGSKWQDWLLQIDEITISPKPPSSTMSTDFQKLDDVIQKLAGKDISLKVVVFDDYDFEYAVKMHERYPDVPFFLQVGNDDTKTVDDAMLIKKLLDKYEWLIEKAVNCKEMNNAKVLPQLHALVWGNKRGV; encoded by the coding sequence ATGAGTAAAATCCCAGTCTTAGAAATATTTGGCCCGACTATTCAAGGTGAAGGAATGGTTGTAGGACAAAAGACGATGTTTATCCGTACAGCTGGCTGTGATTATAGCTGCGCTTGGTGTGATTCTGCTTTTACGTGGGATGGATCGGCTAAAGATCAAATTAGACAGATGACTCCAGAAGATGTTTGGAATGAGCTTGTAGAAATTGGTGGCGAAAATTTTTCTCATGTTACGATTTCAGGGGGAAATCCAGCATTGCTGAAAAATATTGAGTTTCTTCTTTCTATATTAAAAGAGAATGGAATGCGAACAGCAATCGAAACGCAAGGGAGTAAATGGCAAGATTGGTTACTTCAAATTGATGAGATAACGATTTCTCCAAAACCACCAAGTTCGACGATGAGTACTGATTTTCAGAAGTTAGATGATGTGATTCAGAAACTAGCAGGAAAAGATATTAGTTTAAAGGTAGTAGTATTTGACGATTATGACTTTGAGTATGCAGTTAAGATGCATGAACGTTATCCAGATGTGCCATTTTTCTTACAAGTAGGGAATGATGATACAAAAACTGTGGATGATGCGATGCTAATTAAAAAATTATTAGATAAGTATGAATGGCTTATTGAAAAAGCGGTTAACTGTAAAGAGATGAATAATGCAAAAGTATTGCCGCAGCTTCATGCGTTAGTATGGGGAAATAAACGCGGAGTATAA
- a CDS encoding divergent polysaccharide deacetylase family protein produces the protein MHKYTITFLVFTLFIPFFLFPIQANAHTNKVAIVIDDFGNNMKGTDRMLSLPIPLTIAVMPFLPSTKQDAIAAHKKGHEVIIHMPMEPIRGKKEWLGPKAITTDLSDEEINNRLEQAIQEIPHAIGMNNHMGSKVTADERIVRLILSACKKHGLFYLDSKTNPNSVVPKIGKELGVPIIENQLFFDDVYTASHISRQAQLLIKKIQEKPIMVAIGHVGPPGEITSRVIETSIPKVREHADFIFLSDLVLSPPPVSK, from the coding sequence ATGCACAAATATACTATTACATTTCTCGTCTTCACCCTGTTCATACCCTTCTTCCTATTTCCTATTCAAGCAAACGCTCATACGAATAAAGTTGCTATTGTCATCGATGATTTCGGCAATAATATGAAAGGAACTGATAGGATGTTATCACTTCCTATTCCACTCACTATTGCTGTTATGCCATTTCTTCCTTCTACTAAACAAGATGCAATAGCTGCCCATAAAAAAGGGCATGAAGTTATTATACATATGCCCATGGAACCAATTAGAGGAAAAAAAGAGTGGCTTGGACCGAAAGCGATTACAACAGATTTAAGCGATGAAGAAATAAACAACCGACTCGAACAAGCAATTCAAGAAATACCTCATGCAATAGGAATGAACAATCATATGGGATCAAAAGTAACCGCTGATGAAAGGATTGTACGTCTTATACTTTCTGCCTGTAAAAAACACGGTTTATTTTATTTAGATAGTAAAACAAATCCCAATAGTGTTGTCCCAAAAATCGGTAAAGAATTAGGGGTGCCTATCATTGAAAATCAATTATTTTTTGATGATGTATATACGGCAAGTCATATTTCAAGACAAGCCCAATTACTCATCAAAAAAATTCAAGAAAAACCAATCATGGTAGCTATCGGGCACGTTGGTCCTCCAGGTGAAATTACATCACGTGTTATTGAAACTTCTATTCCTAAAGTTCGCGAACATGCAGACTTCATTTTTTTATCTGATTTAGTATTATCTCCACCTCCTGTTTCAAAATAA
- a CDS encoding DUF3149 domain-containing protein, with protein MKVKLQSIVFYILLVILPTIGIGATFFSYHTYQMKQENKLSAHTVLFLYRDYLDHHLGEAISALEMLAKVVGTETGNINGIKQIVHDTDGNDARFSGLYYSTTDGMITIASEGDSPPIDVSDRQYIQDALQSKKTTVSSVITDRVLGHQAIMIASPIFNRQKELSGLLLASLRFDYISASLNAIKPQYHFEVTDKHDVVFLTDDNNETNDGHSNMLTTPLQRLNWKVSVSPLPIHQQTLYQLVLIECIATLFLLSILFLLAQYMLLKRQTKLERQQNELQKIELVGTFAASTAHEIRNPLTGIKGLVALLKEKYKDDQDQFYFSIIEQEIERINEIVSEFLILGKPTAIIEQTYDVRTILNEVALIIQSEANLHNIVFHLHFPDQPVHILCSKDHMKQVVLNITKNAIEAMASGDTLTIVVTNNEKHAQLQIIDTGKGIPKHIQKHLFHPFFTNKDTGTGLGLVICKRIVEMYNGHIFIDSKENKGTTVHIEIPLHIV; from the coding sequence TTGAAAGTCAAATTACAAAGCATAGTTTTTTACATACTGCTTGTTATACTGCCAACGATAGGGATCGGTGCCACATTTTTTTCGTATCACACTTATCAAATGAAACAAGAAAACAAACTATCTGCTCACACTGTTCTCTTTTTATATAGAGACTATTTAGACCATCACCTTGGCGAAGCTATATCTGCCTTAGAAATGCTCGCAAAAGTCGTAGGGACCGAAACTGGAAACATCAATGGAATTAAACAGATTGTACATGATACGGATGGAAACGATGCACGATTTTCTGGTCTATATTACTCTACAACAGATGGGATGATTACAATCGCATCTGAAGGCGATTCGCCGCCTATTGACGTTTCTGACCGCCAATACATTCAAGATGCATTACAATCTAAGAAAACAACTGTATCATCAGTTATTACAGATCGCGTTCTTGGACATCAAGCTATTATGATTGCCTCTCCAATATTTAATAGACAAAAGGAACTCTCAGGCTTATTATTAGCGAGTTTACGTTTTGACTACATTTCAGCCTCTTTAAATGCTATTAAACCACAATATCATTTCGAAGTGACTGATAAACATGATGTAGTTTTTCTAACTGATGATAATAATGAAACAAACGATGGGCATTCTAACATGCTCACTACCCCACTCCAAAGATTAAATTGGAAGGTCTCTGTTTCTCCGTTACCTATTCATCAACAAACTTTATACCAGTTAGTTTTAATAGAGTGTATAGCTACTTTATTTTTACTGTCTATTTTATTTTTACTTGCTCAATATATGTTATTAAAACGTCAAACAAAACTGGAAAGACAACAAAATGAACTGCAAAAAATTGAATTGGTTGGAACTTTTGCAGCTAGTACAGCCCATGAAATCCGTAATCCTCTTACTGGAATTAAAGGACTCGTTGCTCTGTTAAAAGAGAAATATAAAGATGACCAGGATCAGTTCTACTTTTCCATAATCGAACAAGAAATAGAACGGATTAATGAAATTGTAAGCGAATTTCTTATTCTTGGAAAGCCAACTGCCATCATTGAACAAACATATGATGTAAGAACGATTCTTAATGAGGTAGCATTAATTATTCAATCTGAGGCGAATCTACATAACATTGTATTTCATTTACATTTTCCAGACCAACCTGTTCATATACTTTGCTCAAAAGACCATATGAAACAAGTGGTTTTAAACATTACAAAAAATGCAATTGAAGCTATGGCTTCTGGTGATACATTAACCATTGTAGTAACAAACAATGAAAAACACGCACAACTGCAAATTATTGATACTGGAAAAGGAATTCCAAAACATATTCAAAAACACCTCTTTCATCCGTTCTTTACTAATAAAGATACTGGAACAGGTCTTGGACTTGTCATATGTAAACGAATTGTAGAGATGTACAACGGGCATATATTTATTGATAGTAAAGAAAACAAAGGAACGACAGTTCATATAGAGATTCCATTACACATAGTATAA
- a CDS encoding aspartyl-phosphate phosphatase Spo0E family protein, producing the protein MFTVKRKYTLEKLSHDIHMKREEMIHLGLTSGLNSMETIQVSQELDKLIVQYQSYKERQTPKWFSIIKVPIFQIGYEGKSSNFWRMLVAGFMK; encoded by the coding sequence ATGTTTACTGTAAAAAGGAAGTACACATTAGAAAAGCTTTCGCATGATATTCATATGAAACGTGAAGAAATGATCCATTTAGGATTAACAAGTGGGTTAAATAGTATGGAGACAATTCAAGTTAGTCAAGAATTGGACAAGCTTATCGTACAGTATCAGAGTTACAAAGAAAGACAAACACCGAAATGGTTTTCAATTATAAAGGTCCCTATTTTTCAAATTGGGTATGAAGGAAAATCGAGCAATTTTTGGAGAATGCTTGTGGCTGGTTTTATGAAATAA